A single genomic interval of Spirosoma taeanense harbors:
- a CDS encoding VOC family protein, whose amino-acid sequence MRFLDIELYTADPAGTRAFYTQQLGLPIVAESSDYLTLQVGWTRLTFRAVTESVAPYHLAINVPSGTLEVCMHWYQLDYIDTQAPGQTIAEFPSWRARSTYFYDNNGNLLEFIARNDLSLDSPNLTLGDLFQCISEIGIATECVSETARQLIQRFGIGPFAKSVQLPDFMAMGDDNGLLILSKVGRNWLFTDTPAALNYCRIKFERTPGCQLQTLLGYDINQMPIGYQVPNRPKPYTLSAL is encoded by the coding sequence ATGCGATTCCTCGACATCGAACTTTACACGGCCGACCCGGCAGGTACCCGGGCGTTCTATACGCAGCAACTGGGTCTGCCTATCGTCGCCGAGTCTTCGGATTACCTTACGCTTCAGGTAGGCTGGACCCGTCTGACGTTCCGGGCCGTAACCGAATCGGTAGCGCCCTACCACCTGGCAATCAATGTTCCCAGCGGTACGCTGGAGGTTTGTATGCACTGGTATCAGCTGGACTATATTGATACCCAGGCACCGGGTCAGACCATTGCCGAGTTTCCTTCCTGGCGGGCCCGATCGACCTATTTCTACGATAACAATGGTAACCTGCTGGAGTTCATCGCCCGCAATGACCTGTCTCTGGACAGTCCGAACCTAACCCTCGGCGATCTGTTTCAGTGCATCAGCGAGATTGGTATTGCCACCGAATGCGTCTCCGAAACAGCCCGCCAGCTTATCCAGCGCTTTGGTATCGGTCCGTTCGCCAAATCGGTTCAGCTGCCGGATTTCATGGCAATGGGCGACGACAACGGCCTGCTCATTCTGTCGAAAGTAGGTCGTAACTGGCTCTTCACCGACACGCCGGCCGCGCTCAACTACTGCCGGATCAAGTTCGAACGCACACCCGGCTGCCAGCTTCAGACCTTACTTGGTTACGATATCAATCAGATGCCCATTGGGTATCAGGTCCCCAACCGCCCTAAACCCTATACCCTTTCTGCCTTATGA
- a CDS encoding acyltransferase family protein, with amino-acid sequence MQTSTVAGQEPAVAQPAPVRRLLSLDALRGFDMFWIIGGEEIFHVLAKTTGWAWAIFMADQFTHVDWNGFRPYDCIFPLFLFLAGVSTPYSLGSRLARGDDRAMLARKVIMRGMVLVLLGIIYNNGLFARPLAEMRFPSVLARIGLAGMFAQLIFLYVRSERARYGVFIGILFLYWALLMLVPVPGYGAGSLTMEGSLVGYVDQMVLPGRLYKVVHDPEGLLSTLPAIATGLLGVFAGTVLRRRDLSDGRKLQQLVLAGVACVAVGWLWNLVFPVNKNLWTSSFVLVAGGWSLLALSLFYWIIDVQNLRRWTFFFVVIGMNSILIYLAGEVIDFEHAAHYLFGGLLRFFSEPVRALGGVLAFLAIKWGFLYFLYRKNVFLRV; translated from the coding sequence ATGCAGACCTCTACCGTTGCCGGACAGGAGCCCGCCGTTGCTCAACCTGCCCCTGTCCGGCGGCTGCTATCGCTCGACGCCCTGCGCGGCTTTGATATGTTCTGGATTATTGGCGGAGAAGAAATCTTTCATGTTCTGGCTAAAACCACTGGCTGGGCATGGGCCATATTTATGGCCGATCAGTTCACGCACGTCGACTGGAACGGCTTTCGCCCTTACGACTGCATCTTTCCTTTGTTTTTATTTCTGGCGGGCGTATCAACGCCTTACTCGCTCGGAAGCCGTCTCGCCAGGGGCGACGACCGGGCTATGCTGGCTCGTAAAGTCATCATGCGCGGGATGGTCTTGGTTCTGCTGGGAATTATTTACAACAACGGCCTGTTTGCCAGGCCACTTGCCGAGATGCGCTTTCCAAGCGTGCTGGCCCGCATTGGTCTGGCCGGTATGTTCGCGCAGCTTATTTTTCTTTACGTCCGCAGCGAACGGGCGCGCTACGGGGTTTTTATAGGAATTCTCTTCCTGTATTGGGCCCTGCTCATGCTTGTACCCGTACCAGGCTACGGAGCTGGTAGTCTGACCATGGAAGGTAGTCTGGTCGGTTACGTTGACCAGATGGTCTTGCCGGGCCGGCTCTATAAAGTCGTTCATGACCCCGAAGGCCTATTATCGACCTTGCCGGCCATTGCTACCGGGCTGCTGGGCGTCTTTGCGGGTACGGTCCTTCGCCGGAGAGACCTCAGCGACGGGCGTAAACTTCAGCAACTGGTGCTGGCGGGTGTCGCCTGCGTTGCCGTAGGCTGGCTATGGAATCTGGTCTTTCCTGTGAATAAAAACCTTTGGACCAGCTCATTCGTACTGGTTGCCGGTGGCTGGAGCCTATTAGCCTTAAGTTTGTTCTACTGGATTATTGACGTACAGAACCTACGCCGGTGGACATTCTTCTTCGTTGTCATTGGAATGAACTCCATCCTGATCTATCTGGCTGGCGAAGTTATTGATTTTGAACACGCTGCCCATTACCTGTTTGGCGGACTGCTGCGGTTCTTCAGTGAACCCGTTCGGGCGCTCGGAGGTGTGCTGGCCTTTCTGGCCATAAAATGGGGCTTCCTGTATTTCCTGTATCGGAAAAACGTATTCCTGCGGGTATAA
- a CDS encoding capsule assembly Wzi family protein produces the protein MKLALFSCRCLLLAAVGLSAAYGQRINQYSVEAGAMAASDQTPFWLRANQYGTVPLRTPVARLTASLRSDYRLADSTGYRRKTDWGYGLNVVANAGPSGQVLLPEAYLKGRVGAFEVYAGRRREIVGLVDTLLTTGAYAWSGNALPIPKIQIGLPAFTSIPFTKGVFSIMGAFAHGWFENSDRLVKGSYLHHKYFYGRLGKPTWRVRFYGGFNHQVIWGGYADPSVLGPVVAIDGKLPSSIRNYPAVVFGTRGDPQDKTITSFEWNRIGNHLGSVDAALEINLNHWNLFGYRQFLYDDGSLFYGTNLEDGLNGLRIRNNDQPGGSAFFLRQITLEYLYTGSQGGSVFVIDDEKRRGKDDYFNHSQFIDGWTYFGRTIGTPFLTPQSEVRPDSPDHSIGIANNRVSVAHFGLSALLFATVELTTRLSFSKNAGTYNVPYPLMPRQFSGVLSLGLPLPILGGTVLSGSIAADSGGLFPNSVGGYLGIRKTGFLGKPQGSRSAPINSPRQW, from the coding sequence ATGAAACTTGCGCTTTTTTCATGTCGTTGTCTGCTGCTGGCTGCGGTCGGATTATCAGCCGCCTACGGTCAACGAATTAATCAGTACTCGGTTGAAGCAGGCGCCATGGCTGCTTCGGATCAGACACCGTTCTGGCTTCGGGCTAATCAATACGGAACCGTTCCGCTACGAACGCCAGTAGCACGTCTGACTGCCTCGCTTCGCTCGGATTATCGCCTAGCCGATAGTACAGGCTATCGTCGAAAAACAGATTGGGGCTACGGTCTGAACGTTGTCGCCAATGCAGGTCCTTCGGGGCAAGTGTTGCTGCCGGAGGCTTATCTGAAAGGGCGGGTTGGCGCTTTCGAGGTATATGCTGGTCGTCGGCGTGAGATAGTTGGTTTAGTCGATACGCTCCTGACGACCGGCGCCTATGCCTGGTCGGGGAACGCGCTGCCAATTCCTAAAATCCAGATTGGCCTACCAGCCTTTACGTCTATTCCTTTTACGAAAGGCGTTTTCTCTATTATGGGTGCCTTCGCACACGGCTGGTTTGAGAATTCGGACCGTTTAGTGAAAGGCTCGTATCTGCATCACAAATATTTTTACGGGCGGCTTGGAAAGCCGACGTGGCGGGTTCGGTTCTATGGCGGGTTTAATCATCAGGTCATCTGGGGTGGTTACGCCGATCCAAGCGTGCTGGGGCCCGTGGTGGCGATTGACGGTAAACTGCCGTCGAGTATCCGCAATTATCCGGCGGTGGTATTCGGAACCCGTGGCGATCCGCAGGATAAGACGATCACCTCATTCGAATGGAACCGGATTGGCAACCACCTGGGCTCGGTAGATGCTGCGCTCGAAATAAATCTGAACCACTGGAATTTGTTTGGTTACCGGCAGTTCCTGTACGATGATGGATCGCTGTTTTACGGTACGAATCTGGAGGACGGCCTGAATGGGTTGCGCATCCGGAATAATGATCAGCCAGGCGGATCCGCGTTTTTTCTGCGGCAGATTACGCTGGAGTATCTATACACGGGCAGTCAGGGCGGCTCGGTGTTCGTTATTGATGACGAAAAACGGCGGGGCAAAGACGATTATTTCAACCATAGCCAGTTCATAGATGGCTGGACGTATTTTGGACGCACGATTGGCACCCCGTTTCTGACTCCTCAGTCGGAAGTGCGTCCTGATTCACCAGACCATAGTATAGGTATCGCCAATAACCGGGTCAGCGTGGCTCATTTTGGCCTGAGCGCCTTGCTGTTCGCTACTGTTGAACTAACAACCCGTTTGTCATTCAGTAAAAACGCGGGTACCTACAATGTGCCTTATCCGTTGATGCCGCGCCAGTTTTCGGGCGTGCTTTCGCTCGGCCTACCGTTGCCTATTTTAGGGGGTACGGTCCTCAGCGGATCAATAGCAGCCGATTCGGGCGGACTCTTTCCCAACAGCGTAGGTGGTTATCTCGGAATTCGGAAAACAGGCTTTCTGGGTAAGCCACAGGGCAGCCGGTCTGCTCCAATCAATTCACCGCGCCAGTGGTGA
- a CDS encoding Hpt domain-containing protein produces MALLHPVGEHTIDHERLNKLHSGDRRQIISVFQLFLDEVLPDFLELEQGMQQQQWPEVADMAHKIVPWVGMVGLTSLETELRSLEKQAKHNPTTQSMTASWDRFKAGLDRTVPLLRQELARME; encoded by the coding sequence ATGGCTTTACTACATCCGGTCGGTGAACACACAATTGACCACGAACGACTCAACAAATTACACAGTGGCGATCGTCGGCAAATTATCAGCGTCTTCCAGCTGTTCCTGGATGAAGTTCTCCCCGACTTTCTGGAGCTGGAGCAGGGTATGCAACAGCAGCAGTGGCCGGAAGTAGCCGACATGGCCCATAAGATTGTGCCCTGGGTAGGCATGGTTGGGTTGACCTCGCTGGAAACAGAGCTACGAAGCCTGGAGAAACAGGCCAAGCACAACCCGACTACGCAGAGTATGACGGCCAGTTGGGACCGGTTCAAAGCGGGCCTCGACCGAACCGTTCCTCTCCTGCGGCAGGAACTGGCCCGAATGGAATAG
- a CDS encoding histidine kinase has translation MTYETWVLVFLGMISAMLLYNIVQWLWYRERVYGLYTVYMLIWLGYFLLRNPASSLKLPDNVWYFVRTIGPMLAYFVYFEFTITFLGLPKKHPNLVRLLRYAQVALGAYVGLEAAFCFATELWAQPVHEVVHTAVRLMLTVLSGFIIVRIYQRQDLMARLFITGSLLLVLGGLTAMLLTLFWMNANDPDPTPFWRAPLTYLHIGIVFELLFFSLGLAYRHRREAIRQALVDKELAREREQRRREQAEAQLSVQQLRQEMIDMQMRALQSQISPHFLFNSLNSLSSLIADEPDRAEKFVDEMSSVYRYLLQSSDRELTTLAKELTFIQSYYHLLKTRYNRGIQLDIAIADPYSSYLLPPLTLQLLLENAVKHNIVSADRPLCIRIATDDAARLSVRNNLQRKVGSRSQSTQKGLLNITQKYKLLNHPDIQITETAEMFEVIIQLIRPA, from the coding sequence ATGACCTACGAGACCTGGGTATTAGTGTTTCTGGGAATGATTTCTGCCATGCTGCTCTACAATATTGTGCAGTGGCTATGGTACCGCGAACGCGTGTACGGTCTATACACGGTCTACATGCTCATCTGGCTGGGCTACTTCCTGCTACGTAATCCAGCCAGCTCGCTCAAACTTCCCGACAATGTCTGGTATTTTGTGCGAACTATTGGCCCCATGCTGGCCTACTTCGTTTACTTTGAGTTTACCATAACTTTCCTTGGCCTGCCTAAAAAGCACCCGAACCTAGTACGTCTGCTCCGCTACGCGCAGGTGGCACTAGGCGCTTACGTAGGGCTTGAAGCTGCCTTCTGCTTCGCGACGGAGCTGTGGGCACAACCTGTCCATGAAGTCGTCCATACGGCTGTCCGGCTGATGCTGACGGTGTTATCGGGCTTTATTATTGTCCGAATTTACCAGCGGCAGGATCTGATGGCGCGGTTATTTATCACGGGTTCGCTGTTGCTGGTGCTGGGTGGCCTGACGGCCATGCTCCTCACCTTGTTCTGGATGAACGCCAACGATCCGGACCCAACGCCTTTCTGGCGGGCCCCTTTAACGTATCTGCACATCGGTATTGTTTTTGAGCTGCTGTTCTTTTCGCTGGGCCTGGCCTACCGTCACCGACGTGAAGCCATTCGGCAGGCTCTGGTTGATAAGGAACTGGCCCGGGAACGCGAGCAGCGCAGGCGTGAGCAGGCTGAGGCCCAGTTGTCTGTTCAGCAACTGCGGCAGGAAATGATTGATATGCAGATGCGGGCCTTACAGTCGCAGATCAGCCCGCATTTTCTTTTTAACAGTCTGAACTCACTGTCGTCGCTGATTGCCGACGAGCCGGACCGGGCAGAGAAGTTCGTCGATGAAATGTCGAGTGTTTACCGGTATCTGCTGCAGTCCAGCGACCGCGAACTCACGACGTTGGCTAAAGAGTTGACGTTCATCCAGTCCTACTACCATCTGCTTAAAACGCGCTACAATCGAGGAATTCAGCTCGACATTGCCATTGCCGACCCGTATTCCTCGTATCTGCTGCCGCCCCTGACCCTTCAGCTCTTGCTGGAAAACGCCGTCAAACACAATATTGTATCGGCCGACCGGCCGCTCTGCATTCGCATTGCAACCGATGATGCGGCCCGGCTATCGGTTCGGAATAACCTGCAACGTAAAGTTGGCAGCCGAAGCCAATCCACCCAGAAGGGCCTGTTAAATATTACCCAGAAATACAAGCTGCTGAATCATCCCGACATCCAGATTACAGAAACGGCGGAGATGTTTGAGGTGATTATTCAACTCATCCGGCCTGCCTGA
- a CDS encoding sensor histidine kinase yields the protein MEPPNDKWLRWVGIPVVVLVANLFYLEDYHYNPKRYFGWSLFGMVYVAVVWEVVMRWLLYVRRQYAGIAQTRRRVFVTLAGYLLITAVHSLAFLYVIDILNTAFIPVSRGVYITGLLTGFVCTLFMGNVYEVRYYLQTYREAIQESEAVQKAGLQSQFDNLKNQVNPHFLFNALNSLSALISEDRQKAGLFLDELSSVYRYLLQAAQQPLVTLADEMAFLTAYRYLLDTRFGKALHWEVGVDDRYMDQWIPPLTLQTLVENALRHNLLLTEQPLTLHIAIREGKLIVCNSIQRKKTPVLAQQGGLTTLAARLSALGLARPLIEDDGQQFKVCLTLVRKEQLVFPSLVNKASAG from the coding sequence TTGGAACCCCCTAACGATAAATGGCTCCGTTGGGTTGGTATTCCGGTAGTTGTTCTAGTGGCCAACCTGTTCTATCTCGAAGACTACCACTATAATCCGAAACGGTATTTTGGGTGGTCGCTCTTCGGCATGGTTTACGTTGCCGTCGTGTGGGAGGTGGTTATGCGGTGGCTGCTCTACGTTCGGCGGCAATACGCTGGCATTGCCCAGACCCGCCGACGGGTATTTGTTACGCTTGCCGGGTACCTGCTCATTACGGCGGTTCACTCGCTTGCCTTTCTGTATGTCATTGACATCCTGAATACTGCCTTCATTCCGGTCAGCAGGGGCGTGTATATCACCGGTCTGCTGACTGGTTTTGTCTGCACCCTGTTTATGGGCAACGTCTACGAAGTACGCTATTATCTGCAGACATACCGCGAAGCGATTCAGGAATCAGAAGCCGTCCAGAAAGCAGGCCTGCAAAGCCAGTTTGACAACCTGAAAAACCAGGTCAATCCGCATTTTCTATTCAATGCGCTCAATTCACTCTCGGCCCTTATCTCGGAGGACCGGCAAAAAGCCGGTTTGTTCCTGGATGAATTGTCGAGCGTTTATCGGTATTTGCTTCAGGCGGCCCAGCAACCACTCGTTACCTTGGCCGACGAAATGGCGTTTCTGACTGCCTACCGTTATCTGCTCGATACACGCTTTGGCAAGGCGCTTCACTGGGAAGTTGGCGTTGATGACCGGTATATGGATCAGTGGATCCCCCCGCTCACCCTCCAGACGCTGGTTGAAAATGCGCTGCGGCATAATCTCCTGCTAACCGAACAACCGCTGACCCTGCATATTGCGATTCGGGAGGGAAAACTCATTGTTTGTAATAGCATCCAGCGCAAAAAAACGCCTGTTCTGGCGCAACAGGGCGGACTAACCACTCTGGCCGCTCGCCTTAGTGCACTGGGTTTAGCCCGGCCTCTCATTGAAGATGACGGACAGCAGTTTAAGGTTTGCCTGACGTTAGTCCGGAAGGAACAGCTTGTCTTTCCATCGCTTGTCAATAAAGCGTCAGCCGGCTGA
- a CDS encoding alpha/beta hydrolase, which translates to MTRSVLVSLVLGIVFTQTAFSQEVLNLWPNGAIPNAIPGVTLTEKAEKGADGIDRISNVSVPTLTAYVPPKDKATGAAVMVCPGGGYSILASGHEGVDIARWLNGMGITAFVLKYRLPDSTSMSNQQEVPLMDAMQGMTLIRQNAGRYGIDPNKIGVMGFSAGGHLASTLATHYHRGPRASEQAKPNFSILLYPVVTFGEKAHGGSRDKLLGKLNKSPEMIAYYSNELQVSNQTPPTFLVHSEDDKAVPVENSISYYLACLKNNVPVEMHLYPTGGHGYGLRTAKFGSLNTWPETCRAWLASLGAVK; encoded by the coding sequence ATGACACGTTCTGTACTGGTTTCTCTCGTTCTAGGCATTGTGTTCACCCAAACCGCTTTTTCACAGGAAGTTCTCAACCTCTGGCCCAACGGAGCTATTCCGAATGCAATTCCGGGCGTAACCCTCACAGAAAAGGCCGAAAAAGGAGCGGACGGTATTGATCGTATTAGTAACGTATCGGTTCCAACGCTGACCGCTTACGTACCGCCGAAGGACAAGGCCACCGGAGCCGCCGTGATGGTATGCCCTGGCGGAGGTTACTCGATTCTGGCGTCGGGGCACGAAGGAGTTGACATTGCCCGGTGGCTGAATGGTATGGGTATAACCGCGTTTGTGCTGAAGTACCGGCTGCCCGACTCAACAAGCATGAGCAATCAGCAGGAGGTGCCCCTTATGGACGCTATGCAAGGCATGACGCTGATTCGGCAGAACGCCGGACGTTATGGCATTGACCCGAACAAAATAGGCGTCATGGGATTCTCGGCGGGTGGTCATCTGGCGTCTACGCTCGCCACGCATTATCACCGCGGCCCCAGAGCCAGCGAACAGGCCAAACCAAATTTTTCCATTCTACTGTATCCAGTCGTTACGTTCGGGGAGAAGGCGCATGGCGGCTCGCGCGATAAACTGCTGGGTAAACTTAATAAATCGCCCGAAATGATCGCCTACTACTCAAATGAGCTGCAGGTGTCGAACCAGACACCCCCTACATTTCTGGTTCATTCGGAAGACGACAAAGCCGTTCCGGTCGAGAACAGCATCAGTTACTACCTGGCCTGTCTGAAAAATAACGTGCCGGTAGAAATGCACCTGTATCCGACAGGTGGACATGGCTACGGACTGCGTACAGCGAAGTTTGGCTCACTGAATACGTGGCCCGAGACCTGCCGCGCCTGGCTGGCTTCGCTGGGAGCTGTAAAGTAG
- a CDS encoding LytR/AlgR family response regulator transcription factor, with product MNVLIIEDEELAVRKLSKLLQDVDESIKIVGTAASVRASVAWLNANGPNQPSAPDLILMDIELADGQSFEIFEQTTVSAPVIFTTSYDEYALRAFKVNSIDYLLKPIKRQELEASLFKYRRTKVGANGETVEPRSADFGAMDIDALVQQLRQHIQPTDYRRRFLVKHLQQWVPVEVSDIAYFYSEEGVSLFRTVGNQKFSLDYTLDDLEKMLDPAQFFRANRQFIVHINTVQQIHPYFNNKLKLTLKPTPDDEVLVSRERAMDFKKWMGK from the coding sequence ATGAACGTGCTAATCATTGAAGACGAAGAACTGGCCGTCCGTAAATTATCTAAACTGTTGCAGGATGTCGACGAAAGCATTAAGATCGTGGGAACAGCAGCCAGTGTGCGGGCGTCGGTAGCCTGGCTCAATGCCAATGGTCCCAACCAGCCTTCGGCCCCTGATCTGATTCTGATGGATATTGAACTGGCCGATGGGCAAAGTTTCGAAATATTCGAGCAGACAACGGTCAGCGCGCCGGTCATTTTCACGACTTCCTATGATGAGTATGCTTTACGTGCCTTTAAGGTCAACAGCATTGATTATCTGCTCAAGCCTATCAAGCGCCAGGAGCTGGAAGCCAGCCTGTTCAAATACAGGCGCACGAAAGTAGGAGCCAACGGCGAAACAGTCGAACCCCGCTCAGCCGATTTTGGCGCGATGGATATCGATGCCCTGGTGCAGCAGCTTCGCCAGCACATTCAGCCCACCGACTACCGCCGTCGCTTCCTGGTTAAACATCTTCAGCAGTGGGTACCCGTGGAAGTAAGTGACATCGCTTACTTTTACTCGGAAGAGGGGGTTAGCCTGTTCCGCACCGTAGGCAATCAGAAGTTTTCGCTCGACTACACGCTCGACGATTTAGAGAAGATGCTCGACCCGGCGCAATTTTTCCGGGCTAACCGCCAGTTTATCGTCCATATAAACACCGTCCAGCAGATTCATCCTTATTTTAATAACAAGCTCAAATTAACCCTTAAACCGACGCCCGACGATGAGGTTCTGGTAAGCCGGGAACGCGCGATGGACTTCAAGAAATGGATGGGTAAATGA
- a CDS encoding YceI family protein: MKRFVLSAALVLAGLVTYAQTWSVDKAHAKLGFEVTHLMLSDVEGNFKTFDATINSAKDDFSDAVVELTADVNSIDTGNERRDSDLKSEKFFDAAKYPTLTFKSTSFRKVEGKKYRMEGNLTMHGVTKPVVLDVTLNGIGKNQRTQKPMAGFKITGMLKRSDFGVGTIPVAVVSDEVNIRANAEFIQN; this comes from the coding sequence ATGAAACGTTTTGTGCTCTCAGCTGCTCTGGTACTCGCTGGTCTGGTTACTTATGCTCAGACCTGGTCGGTGGATAAAGCCCATGCCAAACTTGGTTTCGAAGTTACCCACCTCATGCTTTCGGATGTTGAAGGCAACTTCAAAACGTTCGACGCAACTATTAACTCGGCTAAAGACGATTTTTCGGACGCAGTCGTCGAACTGACTGCCGACGTAAACAGCATTGACACCGGGAATGAGCGACGCGATTCTGACCTGAAAAGCGAGAAATTCTTCGACGCTGCCAAATATCCCACCCTCACCTTTAAAAGCACATCGTTCAGAAAAGTGGAAGGTAAAAAATACCGCATGGAGGGCAACTTGACCATGCACGGTGTAACCAAACCCGTTGTACTCGATGTAACGCTGAACGGCATCGGCAAGAATCAACGGACTCAGAAGCCAATGGCGGGTTTCAAGATTACGGGCATGCTGAAGCGTAGTGATTTTGGTGTCGGCACCATCCCGGTTGCAGTTGTGAGCGATGAGGTAAATATCCGCGCCAACGCTGAGTTCATCCAGAACTAA
- a CDS encoding serine hydrolase domain-containing protein, which translates to MVRTNGLGGLLSVLLSVGILLSCGQDSQKQLNKSADALRNCADDQKLTRAEEQSIRRQINADEKAREIEQIIQQKVRAGFNGNVLVAQKGIVLYKNCFGLGHFERGQRDTLVDDSKFQLASLSKTFTAIATLKLIEAGKLSLEDSIQKFYPDFPYHGITVRLLLSHRSGLPNYAYAFDDSMKVNFYKKEKPYPTNAVIMHWFATVKPTPQRYNIPGRGFSYSNTNYMVLASIIEKATGQTYEQFIHKNIFEPLGMHQTFVATTKNQLFNRHRTAGYQWNRRLPKDYYDDVVGDKGIYSTTGDLFRWYRALNGDCLLQKKTLAEAFVPRSFERKGAKNYGYGFRMMLNSLNQPEYIYHSGWWKGYNTMFWFSPKDEYVIIMLGNRYNKTVYRVKELVDVLDGGSKESSPHEDAEVEI; encoded by the coding sequence ATGGTGCGGACGAACGGCTTAGGAGGTTTATTAAGCGTTTTGCTCAGTGTAGGAATTTTGCTTTCGTGCGGACAGGATTCGCAGAAACAGTTAAATAAGTCGGCGGATGCCTTACGTAACTGCGCTGATGATCAGAAATTAACGCGGGCAGAGGAACAATCCATTCGTCGTCAGATAAATGCGGACGAGAAAGCCCGTGAAATCGAGCAGATCATTCAGCAGAAAGTTCGGGCTGGTTTCAACGGAAACGTGCTGGTTGCTCAGAAGGGAATCGTATTGTACAAAAACTGCTTTGGCCTGGGGCATTTTGAACGGGGGCAGCGCGACACGCTGGTCGATGACTCGAAGTTCCAGCTGGCGTCGCTCTCAAAGACCTTTACCGCCATTGCAACACTGAAACTGATTGAGGCCGGTAAACTCAGTCTGGAGGACAGTATCCAGAAGTTTTATCCCGATTTTCCGTATCACGGTATTACCGTCCGGCTTCTGCTTAGCCACCGTAGCGGCCTACCCAACTACGCTTACGCCTTCGACGACAGTATGAAGGTTAACTTCTATAAAAAGGAAAAGCCCTATCCAACCAACGCAGTTATCATGCACTGGTTTGCGACGGTAAAGCCGACACCCCAGCGGTATAACATACCAGGTCGCGGATTCAGCTACAGCAACACGAATTACATGGTGCTGGCGTCTATTATTGAAAAGGCAACGGGTCAGACTTACGAGCAGTTTATCCATAAAAACATTTTTGAGCCGCTGGGCATGCACCAGACGTTTGTAGCGACTACCAAGAATCAGCTGTTCAACCGCCACCGAACAGCGGGGTATCAGTGGAACCGTCGACTACCCAAGGATTATTATGACGATGTAGTAGGGGATAAAGGCATTTATTCAACAACGGGCGATCTTTTCCGGTGGTACAGGGCGCTGAACGGTGACTGCCTGCTCCAGAAAAAGACCCTGGCCGAAGCCTTTGTGCCGCGTAGCTTCGAACGAAAGGGGGCTAAAAATTACGGCTACGGCTTTCGGATGATGTTGAATTCGCTCAATCAGCCGGAATACATTTATCACTCCGGCTGGTGGAAGGGTTACAACACGATGTTCTGGTTCAGCCCGAAAGACGAGTACGTAATCATCATGCTGGGAAACCGGTATAACAAGACTGTATATCGAGTTAAAGAGTTAGTAGATGTTCTGGATGGGGGATCAAAGGAGAGTAGTCCTCATGAAGACGCCGAAGTAGAGATATGA